From Candidatus Woesearchaeota archaeon, one genomic window encodes:
- a CDS encoding ABC transporter permease, with translation MKIFSDIYPIVYRRWKKFMRNKFELFSEITWPLLLLVLFGFGIGGIVDSSVFEVSYFSFLAPAVLALMVFGQTFSVGSSMIDDKKNFMKLYLVSPISRLSIFLGIVVSEMVVSLSMALFMALIILFYVGSFSFVNLLLVLLVLILISIAFYGLGIVLSFGFSKNRSFQIVFGIFSTVALFLSGAFYPIFNLPFIFRLIAYVNPLYYGVDALRFVVIGYSESGILLSLFVLFLQCVLLTVLGVYSFSRKLKE, from the coding sequence ATGAAAATATTTAGCGATATTTATCCTATTGTTTATAGGCGTTGGAAGAAGTTTATGAGAAATAAGTTTGAGTTGTTTTCTGAGATTACTTGGCCTTTGCTTTTATTGGTTTTATTCGGTTTTGGTATTGGAGGTATTGTTGATTCTTCTGTTTTTGAGGTTAGTTATTTTTCGTTTTTGGCTCCTGCTGTTTTGGCTTTGATGGTTTTTGGTCAGACGTTTAGTGTTGGCAGTAGTATGATTGATGATAAGAAGAATTTTATGAAATTGTATTTGGTTAGTCCTATTAGTAGATTAAGTATTTTTTTAGGTATTGTTGTTTCTGAGATGGTTGTTTCGTTGAGTATGGCTTTGTTTATGGCTTTGATTATCTTGTTTTATGTGGGTAGTTTTAGTTTTGTTAATCTTTTGTTAGTTTTGTTAGTTTTGATTTTGATTAGTATAGCGTTTTATGGTTTGGGTATTGTTCTTAGTTTTGGTTTTAGTAAGAATAGGAGTTTTCAGATTGTTTTTGGAATATTTAGTACTGTTGCTTTATTTCTTTCAGGTGCTTTTTATCCTATTTTTAATTTGCCGTTTATTTTTAGATTGATTGCGTATGTTAATCCTTTGTATTATGGTGTTGATGCTTTAAGGTTTGTTGTTATTGGTTATTCTGAATCTGGCATTTTGTTGAGTTTGTTTGTTCTTTTTTTGCAATGTGTTTTATTAACTGTTTTAGGTGTTTATTCGTTTAGTAGAAAGTTAAAAGAGTGA